A window of Mycolicibacterium holsaticum DSM 44478 = JCM 12374 genomic DNA:
AGTGCATATGGCCGTGGCCGTGGCCGTGGCCGTCGTCCTCCGGCTCCTCGGGCTTCTCCACCACCGCGGTCTCGGTGGTCAGCACCATCCGCGCGACCGAGGCCGCGTTCAACAGTGCCGACCGCGTCACCTTGACCGGGTCGACGATGCCCTCGGCCGCCAGGTCGCCGTAGGTCAGCGTCGCGGCGTTGAAGCCCTGGCCCTGCGGCAGTTCCAGGACCTTGCTCACCACGACCGAACCGTCGAGCCCGGCGTTCGTGGCGATCCAGTACAGCGGCGCCGACAGCGCCGACGCAAACAGGTCGACGCCGAGCCGCTCATCGCCGGACAGGCTCTCGCGCAGCTTGTCGGTGGCAGCCCGGGCGCGCACCAGCGCCGAACCGCCGCCGGCGATGATGCCCTCCTCGACCGCCGCCTTGGCCGCGGCGATCGCGTCCTCGACGCTCTCCTTGCGTTCCTTGAGCGCGGTCTCGGTGGCCGCGCCGACCTTGATGACCGCCACACCGCCGGACAGCTTGGCCAGCCGCTCCTCAAGCTTCTCGCGGTCCCAGTCGGAGTCGCTGGCCTCGATCTCGGCGCGCAACTGCTGGGCGCGCCCGTCGATGGCCTCCTTGGTGCCGCCGCCGTCGACGATGACGGTGCTGTCCTTGTCGACGACGACGCGCCGCGCGGTGCCCAGCACGTCGAGGCCGACCTCACGCAGCACCAGGCCGACGTCGGGGTTGACGACCTGACCGCCGGTGACGACCGCGAGGTCATCGAGGAACGCCTTGCGGCGGTCACCGAAGAACGGCGCCTTGACCGCGACGGCCTTCAGCGTCTTACGGATGGCGTTGACGACCAGCGTCGAAAGCGCTTCTCCCTCAACGTCTTCGGCGATGATCAGCAGCGGCTTACCAGATTCGGCGACCTTCTCCAACAGCGGCAGCAGGTCGGGCAGCGAGCTGATCTTCTCCCGGTGCAGCAGCACCAACGCGTCCTCGAGCACGGCCTGCTGGGTGTCGAAGTCGGTGATGAAGTACGCCGAGACGAAACCCTTGTCGAAGCCGACGCCCTCGGTGATCTCCAGCTCGGTGTTCAGCGTCGAGGACTCCTCGACGGTGACGACGCCGTCGTGACCGACCCTGGTCATCGCCTCCCCGACCATGTCACCGATCTCCGCATCGCGTGAGGAGACGGTGGCGACCTGGGCGATGCCCTGCTTGTCGGTGACCGGCGTCGCCGATGCCAGCAGCGCCTCAGAAACCGCGTCGGCGGCCTTGGCGATGCCCTGGCCGAGCGCGATCGGGTTGGCGCCGGCGGCGACGTTGCGCAGCCCGCCCTTGACGAGGGCCTGCGCCAGCACCGTCGCGGTGGTGGTGCCGTCGCCGGTGACGTCGTTGGTCTTGGTGGCCACGGACTTCACCAGCTGGGCACCGAGGTTCTCGAACGGATCCTCGAGGTCGATCTCGCGGGCGATCGTCACGCCGTCGTTGGTGATCTGCGGCCCACCGAAGGCCTTGGCCAGCACCACGTGCCGGCCGCGGGGCCCCAGCGTCACGCGCACCGCATCGGCGAGCTTGTCTACGCCCGCTTCCAGCGCGCGGCGTGCAGTTTCGTTGTACTCAATCTGCTTGCTCATGGATGTCTTTCCCTAGTTACGCATGCCGCCCCGGAAATCACCCGCTATGACGGGGATTTCCGGGGCGGAACACGGGCGCTTACTTGTTGACGACAGCCAGCACGTCGCGGGCTGACAGGATCAGGTACTCCTCGCCGTTGTACTTGATCTCGGTGCCGCCGTACTTGCTGTAGATGACGGTGTCGCCCTCGGACACGTCCAGCGGGATCCGCTTTTCGCCGTCCTCGTCCCAGCGGCCGGGGCCGACTGCGACGACGGTGCCTTCCTGCGGCTTCTCCTTGGCGGTGTCAGGGATGACCAGACCGGAAGCGGTCGTGGTCTCGGCCTCGTTGGCCTGTACGAGGATCTTGTCCTCGAGTGGCTTGATGTTCACGCTCGCCACGATGGAGCCCTCCAGTGGTTCGGGTAGTAGATCCGGGGCCAGGCCCCGGATCTGAGATTCCAGTGTTACCAGGTGTTCGGCAAAGCGTCCGTCTCCAAGCGCCGTCGTCGCGGGTGCCGACGCAGGGGTTGGCCGCCTGCCACCTAGCACTCTATACATGAGAGTGCTAGCACTCAAGGTCGCCCCACTGCCTAATTGCCGAAGGCGCCCGGGTCGACCCTCAAATGGGCCGACACATCGCCGACCATCTCGACCGCGACCTTGCGTTCGGTGAAGTGCCAGCCGGCAGGAATGCCGGGGTCACAGCTGAAGCGGTCGAAATAGCGCCCGACGACGATCGGCTGCAGCGGGACGGTCTCGGTGTTCTGCACCACGCAGAACGTCGACCTGGCGGTGGCGGTGCGGTCCGCGGCCACCTCGACGATCGGGTTGAGCACCAGGTGCCGGGTGCGCGGGGTGTTGCCGTGCTCGGGGTACCGACGCGTGGTCGACGCGAACAGCGCGGCGATGTTGTCGGCCCCGGCCACGCCCTGCGGACCCGACCCGCCGAACGTCGCACGCGCGAGCAACCGCCCGACCCCCTCGAAGTCGCCCGCATCGATCAGCTCGGCATAGCGGTACAGCAGTTCGGTAATGGCGAGCTTGTCGGCGCTCACCTACACCACCTGCCCCTGCACCACCGGAAGACCCGGGTCACTGGCCGCATCCAACGGTGACGACGTCGCACCCGCGGCGATCAGATGGGCGGCGAACGATGCGATCATCGCGCCGTTGTCGGTGCACAACCGTGGGCGCGGAATGCGCAACGTCAGCCCGGCGGCGGCGCAGCGTTCCTCGGCCAGCTCCCGCAGCCGCGAATTGGCCGCCACCCCACCGGCGATCAGCAGCGTCTTCACGCCGACCTCGGTGGCGGCGCGGACAGCCTTGCGGGTCAGCACGTCGGCGACGGCCTCCTGAAAGCCCGCCGCGACGTCGGCCTGCGCGGCGTCGGGATGGCTTTCGACATAGCGCGCCACCGCGGTCTTGAGCCCGGAGAAGCTGAACGCGTAGGGATCGTCCCGCGGGCCGGTCATGCCGCGGGGAAACACGATCGCGTCGCGATCGCCGGTGCGGGCCAGGTCGTCGAGCACCTTGCCGCCCGGATAGCCGAGGCCCAGTAGCCGCGCCACCTTGTCGTAGGCCTCCCCCGCGGCGTCGTCGACCGTGCCGCCCAGTTCGACGATCGGCTCACCCAGCGACCGCACGTGCAGCAGGTTGGTGTGTCCGCCCGAGACCAGCAGGCCCACGCACTCCGGCAGCGGGCCGTGGTCGTAGACGTCGGCGGCCAGGTGCCCGCCCAGATGGTTGACCGCGTAGAACGGCACCTGCCAGGCCGCCGAATACGCCTTGGCCGCAGCAACTCCCACCAGCAGCGCACCCGCCAGCCCGGGGCCGATGGTGGCCGCGACGACGTCGGGCTTGGCGACGTTCGCCGCCTGCAGCGCGCGCCGCATCGTCGGGCCGAGCGCCTCCAGGTGCGCGCGGCTGGCGATCTCGGGCACGACGCCGCCGAACCTGGCGTGTTCGTCGACGCTGGAAGCCACCTCGTCGGCGAGCAGCGTCACCGTGCCGTCGGGATCGAGGTGGGCGATCCCGACGCCGGTTTCGTCGCAGGAGCTTTCGATGGCCAGGATGACGGTCATGATGGGTCTCGCCTCATCGTATACGCGTCGGCGCCGCTGACGCGGTAGTAGCGCTTGCGCAGCCCCATTGTGACGAACCCGAAGCTTTCGTACAGTTTGATGGCCGCCGCGTTGTCGGTACGGACTTCGAGCAGAACCACTGCATCCGAGGCGATTTCGAGCAGCCGCGCGACCAGCTGCCGACCGATGCCCTGACCCTGGTAGGCCGGGTCGACCCCGACGGTGTGGATCTCGTGCTCGTAGGGCCGCTTTCGACCCAGCCGGGCGATGCCGGCGTAGCCGACGAGCTTGCCCTGCGTGCGCGCCGCGACGTAATGGATGTGTTTGGCGGCTAGTTCGGCCAAAAAGGCGCGCGCCGGCCACGGGTCGTCGCCGTCGAACAGCTGCGACTCCAGTTCAGCGCACCGGCCGGCGTCTTCGGGTGTCAGCTTCCCGTATTCGACGCTCATCGGATCGCCACCGACGGTTTGGCGTCGGGCCGCCGCAGATACAGCGGGACCAGCGGCGCCGGTTCGGCCGACCAGTCCGCGACAGCACACACCAGCCCGGCCGGGGTGGGATAACGCGGGGGTCCGGCCAGCACGTCGGCCGCGCCGGGCACATCGGCGGGGGCGTTGACAGCCGGCCCGTCCACAGGCACGCCGTCGCGGTAGCGCGCCCAGTACACTTCGCGCCTGCGCGCGTCGGTGACGACCAGCACTTCACCGGTGGTCTCGATGCCGATGGCGTCCAGGCTGCACACGCCGTGCACGGGCACGCCGAGCGCATGCCCGAACGCCGCCGCGCTGGCCATCCCGACCCGCAGCCCGGTGAACGGACCGGGACCGCAGCCCACCACAACCGCGGCCAGGTCGTCGAAGGTCACCTGGGCGTCGGCCAGCGCAGCGACCACGTTGGGGGTGAGTTCTTCGGCGTGCGCGCGGGCATCGACGGTGACCCGCTGCGCCAGCACTTGCGTCGGCGAATCGACGCGCACCACACCGGCGGTGACGGCCGGGGTGGCGGTGTCGATGGCAAGGACCAGGAAGCTCACGGTGTGCTCCAGTCCCATACCGCGGTGCGCACCTCGCTGTCGGAACCGCGTTCCAACCGCACGTCGAGGTGGCTGTCGGAGAGCCGTTCGGCAAGCCCTTCGCCCCATTCGACCACCACGACGGCGTCCTCGAGATCGGTGTCCAGATCCAGGGAGTCCAGCTCGCCGAGCAGGTCGACCGCCGGCTGATCCAGCAGCCGGTACAGGTCCACATGAATCATGGCCGGTGCATCGGGGTTTCGGGCCCGGTGCACCCGGGCGAGTACGAACGTCGGCGAGATGACCGGACCGTCGACGTCCAGCGCCTCTGCGATTCCTTTGGCCAGCACCGTCTTCCCTGCACCCAGCGGTCCCGAGAGCACCACCACGTCTCCTGCCCGCAGCTGTGCGCCCAGCCGGGCCCCCAGCGCGACGGTGTCCTCGGCGGTGGGCAGCTGCGCTGTGCCCGAACCCCGTTCAGTCATGGCGGACCCGTTCGCGCACGCGCCGGGTGAGCGCGACGAGCTTGGAGGGCGTGGCCCGTTCGACCAGCCGCACCAGCGCGTCGTCGATGATGTCGGGCTGTTCGAGTTGCACGAGATGTCCTGCGCCGCGCACGATCACCAACTCCGACTTGGGCAGCGCGGCCGCCATGTCTTCGGAGTACTCCTTCGGTGTGAGCAGATCGCGGTCGCCGCAGGCGATCAGCGTCGGGATCTTGGCCAGCGTGGCCAACCCCGCGGTCTCGTCGTGAACCTCGAGCGCGTGCAGGAACTCCACCACCGTCGTGATCGGCGTGCCGTGCATCATCTCCTCGGAGAACGCCACGACGCTCGGGCTGATTTCCTCGTCGCCGTAGGATCCCGCCCGCAGGATCGGTCCGATCACCGACTTGGCGACACCACGGCTGCGGTGCACGGCCTTGGGCGCATAGCGCACGGCGAACCGCACCGCCTCCAGCGCCGGGTTCTTCAGGATCTCCCCCAGCGGTGAGCGCGAAACTCCTTCGGCGGCAGAGGAGATCACCGCAGCACCGACGATGCGGGTCGGGTACCGCTGCGGGTACTGGCGGGCGTGGGACAACACGGTCATGCCGCCCATCGAATGGCCGACCAACACCACCGGGCCGCGCGGGGCCATCACCGCGAGCACCGCCTCCAAGTCCCGGCCCAGTTGCGCGACGGTGTAATCCTCGGGTGAGGACTCGTCGGACTGGCCGTGACCACGCTGGTCGTAGAACACCATGCGGACCTGCTCACCCCATTGCTCGGTCAGCCGGGCCCGCTGAAAGTGGAAGGCTCCCATGCGAAGGCAGAACCCGTGGGCGAACACGACGGTCAGAAACGCGTCTTTGGGGCCGACCTCACGCACGGCCAGTGACACGCCGTCGGGTGTGGTGACCACGTAGCTGCGGTCCGCGTCGAGCAGGTGGAAATCCTCATGAGCGTACGGATCATCGGTGCTGAGCCGGCGGCGCAGCGAACGGGCGACCGAGACCCCCGCAGCGGAGCCGACCGCCGTCAGGCCCGCGCCGCCCGCCAGCCAGCGGGCGGCGGCCCCACGATCATGCGGTGGCTCGATCTCGTTGTCCATCAACGATTCTTGCCCGTCTGTTGGTCACCGCGGTAGGTCCTGACCACTCGGCCGCGCGGGCTGGTGACCACCTCGTAGTTGATGGTCCCCAGCAGATCGGCCCAGTCCTGAGCGGTGGGCTCCCCATGGGTGCCCGGCCCGAACAGGATCGCTTCGTCGCCCTCGGCCACGTCGGCGTCGGGGCCCAGGTCGACCACGAACTGGTCCATGCAGATCCGGCCCACGTTGCGTCGCAACCGGCCGTTGATCAGCACGTCGATACGCCCGCTCAACACCCGGAAGACACCGTCTGCGTAACCGATCGGCATCAACCCCAGCGTGGTGTCGCGCTCGGCGATCCAGGTGTGACCGTAGGACACCCCGTCGCCGGCGCGTATCGAACGCACCAGCGTCACAGGGCATTTCAGGGTCATCGCCGGGCGCAGACCCATGTCGCCGCGTTCGGGGATCGGGGTCTGGCCGTAGACGGCGATTCCCGGCCGGACGAGGTCGAACGCCAGGTCCTGGCGCGTCATCGCGGCCGGCGAATTGCTCAGGTGGGCGATCTCGAACGCCACGCCCTGCTGGCGTGCGTATCGCAGCATGTCGGTCAGGCGCTCGGCCTGCCGGGTGTTGAGGGGATGCTCAGGGGTGTCGCCGTGCACCAGGTGCGACATGAGTCCCCGCACCCGTACCGCGCCGTCCACCCGCGCGCGTTGCAAAGCGGTCAACAGCGCCGGGTAGTCCGCCGGGCTGCTGCCGTTGCGGCTCAGCCCGGTGTCGACCTTGACGGTGACCGTCGCGGTGGTTCCGGTGCGTTGGACCGCGTCGAGCAGCTCATCGAGTTGGCGCACCGACGACAACCCGATCTCGACGTCGGCGCTCAGCGCCGGTGCGAAGTCGGTGCCGGGGGGATGCAGCCACGCCAGCACGGGCGCGGTGATCCCGTCGCGTCGCAGCGCGACCGCCTCGCCGACGGTGGCGACGCCGAGTTCGGTGGCCCCTGCGGCCAGGGCGGCCCGGCCCACCTGGGTGGCGCCGTGACCGTAGCCGTCGGCCTTGACGACGGCCATCACCTGCGCGGATCCGGCACGCTCACGCAGCAGCCGGACGTTGTGGGCGATGGCGTCGAGATCCACCACCGCCTGGGCGGGCGCCGCGGTGGGTGCTGTCAGCTCGGTCGTGTGAATGGTCACCACTGCCGATTGTCCCAGACGCACGGTTTCCGCAGCCGCACGCGACCGCCGGCCCGCGGCCGCACGCTCGGTCGACCGGGGCTGACCTACGCGTTCGCCCGTGCCTGCAGTCGAGTGTTTTCGAGCACAGTGACCGCCAGGATGTCGCTGGGCTCGTCCACCTCGATGCGATGCCACCGCCCTCTCGGCACGATCACCGCGGTGCCTTCGGCCAACGCGATCTCCTCGTCGTCGCCGGCGTCCTCAGCGCGCAAGTACATGCGGATCGCGCCGGTCAGACACGTCACCACTTCGTCGGCGCCGGGGTGCATCTCCCAGTAGTCGGCGTGCGAGTCGTCGTCTGTCTCCGCGCGAAACGCCATGATGTGCCATCCGTCGAGCGCGGCGTCGAACCTGCGTTCGGTGTGCTGCGCCCGGTGCTGCCCGGCAAGGCGGATCGCCGCCGAGTACAGGTCGATTGGGCTGACCGTCACGTCGAACTCCTTTGTGTCGTTGTTGGTTTCAGTGCGCCAAGGCCCGGCGCAGTACGTCCGCGAGTTCGGCGATCTGCCGCTGCGACACCTCCGCTGACAGGATCGCCTGCGAGCCGTGGAAGGTGCCCGACCACTGGTGAGCCTCGACGGGGACATCCGCCGCCATCAGCGCCATCGCGTACGCCAGGCCTTCGTCGCGGTTCGGGCAGAACTCCGCGGTCGCGATGTAGGCCGCGGGCAGGCCGGACAGATCCGTTGCCCGCGCCGGAGCCGCGTACGGCGTGGCGGTCGCACCACCGAGATAGTGCTCCCAGATCGCCGACGCCTTGTCCCGGTTCATCCACGGTGTCTCGGTGAAATTGCGGGCCGACCAGGTCTGCTGCCGGTCGTCGAGGCCGGGCTGGTTGAGCAGTTGGAAGCGGATGGGCGGGCCGCCCTCGTCGCGGGCGCGCAGCGCGAGCCCGGCCGCGAGCCCGGCCCCGGCGCTGTGGCCGCCGACCGCGATCCGGTCGGGGGCCACACCCAGCTCCGCCGCATGCTTTGCGGTCCACTGCAACACCGCGTAGGCGTCGTCGAATGCGGCCGGGAACGGGTTCTCGGGGGCCAGCCGGTAACCGACGGACACCACCGTCACCCCGGACCCGGCGGCCACCCTGGTCGCCCACGGATGCTCGGTGCCCAGGTCGCCCATGACGAACCCGCCGCCGTGCAGCCAGACGATCGCGGCCGTGGCGCCCTGGGGCCGGTAGACGCGGATCGGCACATCGGGTTCGGCAGGCACCGTGCGGTCCTCGACCTGCAGGCCTGCGACGTCGGGCACCGGTATCGCGGCGGCCAGCGCGGCGAAATTCTTGCGTTCTTCGACGGGGTCGGACAGCTGGGCTCGGGGGAACAAGGCGAGAAACGCCTCGAGTTCGGGATCCATGTCTCCCATGCTCGGCGCTTGCCGGGTCCGGGCGCATCCGACATTCGTCGGGAAAAGACACGTGATCATCCGACAATCGGCGCCTACCCTGGCCAGCATGGAGGCGTTGGTGGCGCGGCTGTCGCGGCTGGATTCCGACGCCGAGGGCGCGCTGCGGGTGGTCACGTTCTTCGACACGCTGATGCGCAGGCGGGTGGACCTGGCAGCGCTGGTGCGGGCCGCGGCGGGCCTGGCCGAGTGCACGGCCGGCGTGCGCCTGCACGCCGCCGGACGCTCGATCCGCATGTCCGCGGCCGGCACGCAGGCGCCCGATCCGGTGCCGCCCGCCTCGTCTGAAGCCACCGTCACCCTCGACGACGAGGACATCGGCACCGTCTGGCTGGAGCGTTGCGGACCGGCGCGATCCCTCGATGAACTGGCCCTGGAGCGCCTGGCGATCGCGGTGGCCGCGGTCCTCGAACGGTACGGCCCGGCGCAGACGACGATGGCCGACCCCGCTCTTGTCGAGCTGGTCATCACGTCCGACACCGACGACACGGCCAGAAACCGCGCGTTGCGCCTGCTGGGTTTTGCCCCCGGCGCCCGGATCCGCGTCGCCGCGGTGCGTTCCCCAACCCCGTTGGACCGGATCGGCGCCGTGGTGTGCCCGGCCCGGCCGGTCAAGGCCGCACACCTCGGCGAGGTCGGCGTGCTGTTGGCCGGCGAGGTCGACGACGGGGCCTTTCCCGCGGGTGTGCGCGCAGGGGTCGGCGCCGCCGAGCACGCCGCGCAGTCGTGGCGCGAGGCGCGCACGGCCCTGCGGTTCACCACGGTCCGCCGCCCCGTGGTGCGCTACGACGCGCTCGGTGCGGTGGCATTGCTGGCGCGGGTCCCCGCGCCGGTGGCCCGCGAGAACCCCGATGTGGCTGCGATCGCCCGATTGGCAAGCGCGCCAGATGATCTCGACACCCTCGACGTGTACTGCGAGACCGGTTCGCTGCGCCGTGCCGCCGACGTGCTGCACCTGCACCACAGCAGCGTGGCGCGCAGGCTCGACCAGCTCGGCAAGGCACTCGGGTTCGGCCTCACAGAGCCTGACGGGCTGGTGCGGGCCACCGTCGCGTTGACGGCCTGGCGGTTGCTCCGCGACGGCTGAACGCCTCAGTGCGCGAAGGGCTGCACCTGGTTGAAGTGCCCACCGGGCTTGAGCTCGTCGAGGTGGCTCAACACCGTGGTCAGGTCGTCGCGCAATGCCCGGGCCATGTCGGCGGAAAATCCCTCCCGCACCACGACGCGCAGCACGGCCACGTCGGTTGCGTTGTCCGGCATGGTGTAGGCGGGCACCTGCCATCCGTACGCGCGCAGGGTGTGTGAGACGTCGAACTCGGTGTACCCGAAGTCACCCGCCAGCCGGAAGCTGACGACCGGGATCGCCGAACCGTCGGTGATCACCTCGAAATGCTCGCTGTTGCGGAGCTGGTCGCCCAGCCACCGCGCGGTCTGCGACAAGCTGTGCATCACCTGCCCGTATCCGGCTCTGCCCAGGCGCACGAAGTTGTAGTACTGCCCGACCACCTGGTTGCCGGGCCGGGAGAAGTTCAGCGTGAACGTCGGCATGTCCCCGCCGAGGTAGTTGACCCGGAAGACGAGCTCCTCGGGGAGGTGTTCGGCACTGCGCCACACCACGAAGCCGATGCCCGGGTACGTCAGCCCGTATTTGTGGCCGCTGACGTTGATCGACACCACCCGCGGCAGGCGGAAGTCCCACTGCAGGTCGGGGTGCAGGAACGGCACCACGAAGCCGCCGCTGGCCGCGTCGACGTGCACCGGGATGTCGAGGCCGTCGTCGGCGGCGAGTTTGTCCAGGGCCGCGCAGATCTCACCGATCGGCTCGAGTTCGCCGGTGTAGGTGGTGCCGAGGATCGCCACCACGCCGATGGTGTCCTCGTCGACGTTTTCCAGCACCTGCTCGGGGGTGATGACGTAGCGGCCCTCCTCCATCGGCAGATACCGCGGTTCGACGTCGAAATAGCGGCAGAACTTCTCCCACACCACCTGCACGTTGGAGCCCATCACCAGGTTGGGGGTGCGCCCCTTCCAGTTCTTGCCCGCACGCTCGCGCCAGCGCCACTTCATCGCCAGCCCTGCGAGCATGACGGCCTCGCTGGAGCCGATCGTCGATACGCCGATGGCGCTGGCCGGGTCGTCGTCGCGCAGGTCTTCGGCGTGAAAGAGGTCGGCCACCATGCACACACAGCGCTGCTCGATCGCCGCGGTCGCCGGGTACTCGTCCTTGTCGATCATGTTCTTGTCGAACGTCTCGGCCATCAGCGCCTCGGCCTGAGGGTCCATCCATGTCGTGACGAACGTCGCGAGGTTCAGCCGGGAGCTGCCGTCGAGCATCAGCTCGTCGTGGATGAACCGGTAGGCCGCATCGGGGTTCATCGACTCGTCGGGCATGCGCAGCGACGGGACGGGCGCCATCTCCAGGCGCCCGGTGTAGGCCGGGGCGACAATCGGTACAGAAGTGCGCTTGCGCGACATGGACATAACCT
This region includes:
- the tsaB gene encoding tRNA (adenosine(37)-N6)-threonylcarbamoyltransferase complex dimerization subunit type 1 TsaB encodes the protein MGLEHTVSFLVLAIDTATPAVTAGVVRVDSPTQVLAQRVTVDARAHAEELTPNVVAALADAQVTFDDLAAVVVGCGPGPFTGLRVGMASAAAFGHALGVPVHGVCSLDAIGIETTGEVLVVTDARRREVYWARYRDGVPVDGPAVNAPADVPGAADVLAGPPRYPTPAGLVCAVADWSAEPAPLVPLYLRRPDAKPSVAIR
- a CDS encoding PucR family transcriptional regulator produces the protein MEALVARLSRLDSDAEGALRVVTFFDTLMRRRVDLAALVRAAAGLAECTAGVRLHAAGRSIRMSAAGTQAPDPVPPASSEATVTLDDEDIGTVWLERCGPARSLDELALERLAIAVAAVLERYGPAQTTMADPALVELVITSDTDDTARNRALRLLGFAPGARIRVAAVRSPTPLDRIGAVVCPARPVKAAHLGEVGVLLAGEVDDGAFPAGVRAGVGAAEHAAQSWREARTALRFTTVRRPVVRYDALGAVALLARVPAPVARENPDVAAIARLASAPDDLDTLDVYCETGSLRRAADVLHLHHSSVARRLDQLGKALGFGLTEPDGLVRATVALTAWRLLRDG
- the alr gene encoding alanine racemase, whose translation is MHTTELTAPTAAPAQAVVDLDAIAHNVRLLRERAGSAQVMAVVKADGYGHGATQVGRAALAAGATELGVATVGEAVALRRDGITAPVLAWLHPPGTDFAPALSADVEIGLSSVRQLDELLDAVQRTGTTATVTVKVDTGLSRNGSSPADYPALLTALQRARVDGAVRVRGLMSHLVHGDTPEHPLNTRQAERLTDMLRYARQQGVAFEIAHLSNSPAAMTRQDLAFDLVRPGIAVYGQTPIPERGDMGLRPAMTLKCPVTLVRSIRAGDGVSYGHTWIAERDTTLGLMPIGYADGVFRVLSGRIDVLINGRLRRNVGRICMDQFVVDLGPDADVAEGDEAILFGPGTHGEPTAQDWADLLGTINYEVVTSPRGRVVRTYRGDQQTGKNR
- the tsaD gene encoding tRNA (adenosine(37)-N6)-threonylcarbamoyltransferase complex transferase subunit TsaD, with the protein product MTVILAIESSCDETGVGIAHLDPDGTVTLLADEVASSVDEHARFGGVVPEIASRAHLEALGPTMRRALQAANVAKPDVVAATIGPGLAGALLVGVAAAKAYSAAWQVPFYAVNHLGGHLAADVYDHGPLPECVGLLVSGGHTNLLHVRSLGEPIVELGGTVDDAAGEAYDKVARLLGLGYPGGKVLDDLARTGDRDAIVFPRGMTGPRDDPYAFSFSGLKTAVARYVESHPDAAQADVAAGFQEAVADVLTRKAVRAATEVGVKTLLIAGGVAANSRLRELAEERCAAAGLTLRIPRPRLCTDNGAMIASFAAHLIAAGATSSPLDAASDPGLPVVQGQVV
- a CDS encoding alpha/beta fold hydrolase; this encodes MDNEIEPPHDRGAAARWLAGGAGLTAVGSAAGVSVARSLRRRLSTDDPYAHEDFHLLDADRSYVVTTPDGVSLAVREVGPKDAFLTVVFAHGFCLRMGAFHFQRARLTEQWGEQVRMVFYDQRGHGQSDESSPEDYTVAQLGRDLEAVLAVMAPRGPVVLVGHSMGGMTVLSHARQYPQRYPTRIVGAAVISSAAEGVSRSPLGEILKNPALEAVRFAVRYAPKAVHRSRGVAKSVIGPILRAGSYGDEEISPSVVAFSEEMMHGTPITTVVEFLHALEVHDETAGLATLAKIPTLIACGDRDLLTPKEYSEDMAAALPKSELVIVRGAGHLVQLEQPDIIDDALVRLVERATPSKLVALTRRVRERVRHD
- a CDS encoding nuclear transport factor 2 family protein → MSADKLAITELLYRYAELIDAGDFEGVGRLLARATFGGSGPQGVAGADNIAALFASTTRRYPEHGNTPRTRHLVLNPIVEVAADRTATARSTFCVVQNTETVPLQPIVVGRYFDRFSCDPGIPAGWHFTERKVAVEMVGDVSAHLRVDPGAFGN
- the rimI gene encoding ribosomal protein S18-alanine N-acetyltransferase, with the translated sequence MSVEYGKLTPEDAGRCAELESQLFDGDDPWPARAFLAELAAKHIHYVAARTQGKLVGYAGIARLGRKRPYEHEIHTVGVDPAYQGQGIGRQLVARLLEIASDAVVLLEVRTDNAAAIKLYESFGFVTMGLRKRYYRVSGADAYTMRRDPS
- a CDS encoding alpha/beta hydrolase: MDPELEAFLALFPRAQLSDPVEERKNFAALAAAIPVPDVAGLQVEDRTVPAEPDVPIRVYRPQGATAAIVWLHGGGFVMGDLGTEHPWATRVAAGSGVTVVSVGYRLAPENPFPAAFDDAYAVLQWTAKHAAELGVAPDRIAVGGHSAGAGLAAGLALRARDEGGPPIRFQLLNQPGLDDRQQTWSARNFTETPWMNRDKASAIWEHYLGGATATPYAAPARATDLSGLPAAYIATAEFCPNRDEGLAYAMALMAADVPVEAHQWSGTFHGSQAILSAEVSQRQIAELADVLRRALAH
- a CDS encoding cupin domain-containing protein; this encodes MTVSPIDLYSAAIRLAGQHRAQHTERRFDAALDGWHIMAFRAETDDDSHADYWEMHPGADEVVTCLTGAIRMYLRAEDAGDDEEIALAEGTAVIVPRGRWHRIEVDEPSDILAVTVLENTRLQARANA
- the tsaE gene encoding tRNA (adenosine(37)-N6)-threonylcarbamoyltransferase complex ATPase subunit type 1 TsaE, producing the protein MTERGSGTAQLPTAEDTVALGARLGAQLRAGDVVVLSGPLGAGKTVLAKGIAEALDVDGPVISPTFVLARVHRARNPDAPAMIHVDLYRLLDQPAVDLLGELDSLDLDTDLEDAVVVVEWGEGLAERLSDSHLDVRLERGSDSEVRTAVWDWSTP
- the groL gene encoding chaperonin GroEL (60 kDa chaperone family; promotes refolding of misfolded polypeptides especially under stressful conditions; forms two stacked rings of heptamers to form a barrel-shaped 14mer; ends can be capped by GroES; misfolded proteins enter the barrel where they are refolded when GroES binds); translated protein: MSKQIEYNETARRALEAGVDKLADAVRVTLGPRGRHVVLAKAFGGPQITNDGVTIAREIDLEDPFENLGAQLVKSVATKTNDVTGDGTTTATVLAQALVKGGLRNVAAGANPIALGQGIAKAADAVSEALLASATPVTDKQGIAQVATVSSRDAEIGDMVGEAMTRVGHDGVVTVEESSTLNTELEITEGVGFDKGFVSAYFITDFDTQQAVLEDALVLLHREKISSLPDLLPLLEKVAESGKPLLIIAEDVEGEALSTLVVNAIRKTLKAVAVKAPFFGDRRKAFLDDLAVVTGGQVVNPDVGLVLREVGLDVLGTARRVVVDKDSTVIVDGGGTKEAIDGRAQQLRAEIEASDSDWDREKLEERLAKLSGGVAVIKVGAATETALKERKESVEDAIAAAKAAVEEGIIAGGGSALVRARAATDKLRESLSGDERLGVDLFASALSAPLYWIATNAGLDGSVVVSKVLELPQGQGFNAATLTYGDLAAEGIVDPVKVTRSALLNAASVARMVLTTETAVVEKPEEPEDDGHGHGHGHMH
- the groES gene encoding co-chaperone GroES; amino-acid sequence: MASVNIKPLEDKILVQANEAETTTASGLVIPDTAKEKPQEGTVVAVGPGRWDEDGEKRIPLDVSEGDTVIYSKYGGTEIKYNGEEYLILSARDVLAVVNK